One genomic window of Anoplolepis gracilipes chromosome 5, ASM4749672v1, whole genome shotgun sequence includes the following:
- the Eef2 gene encoding translation elongation factor 2 has product MVNFTVDEIRTMMDKKKNIRNMSVIAHVDHGKSTLTDSLVSKAGIIAGAKAGETRFTDTRKDEQERCITIKSTAISMFFELEEKDLVFITNPDQRDKDEKGFLINLIDSPGHVDFSSEVTAALRVTDGALVVVDCVSGVCVQTETVLRQAIAERIKPVLFMNKMDRALLELQLDSEDLYQTFQRIVENVNVIIATYSDDDGPMGEVRVDPSKGSVGFGSGLHGWAFTLKQFSEMYAEKFKIDVVKLMNRLWGESFFNPKTKKWSKQKETDNKRSFCMYVLDPIYKVFDSIMNYKKEEADTLLQKLGIVLKPEDKDKDGKALLKVVMRTWLPAGEALLQMIAIHLPSPVTAQKYRMEMLYEGPLDDEAAIGIKNCDPNGPLMMYVSKMVPTSDKGRFYAFGRVFSGKVCTGMKARIMGPNFQPGKKEDLYEKAIQRTILMMGRYVEAIEDVPSGNICGLVGVDQFLVKTGTITTFKDAHNMKVMKFSVSPVVRVAVEPKNPADLPKLVEGLKRLAKSDPMVQCIIEESGEHIIAGAGELHLEICLKDLEEDHACIPIKKSDPVVSYRETISEQSNQMCLSKSPNKHNRLFMMACPMPDGLAEDIDSGDVNPRDDFKVRARYLNEKYDYDVTEARKIWCFGPDGSGPNILVDCTKGVQYLNEIKDSVVAGFQWATKEGVLSEENLRGVRFNIHDVTLHADAIHRGGGQIIPTTRRCLYACLLTASPRIMEPVYLCEIQCPEVAVGGIYGVLNRRRGHVFEEQQVAGTPMFVVKAYLPVNESFGFTADLRSNTGGQAFPQCVFDHWQILPGDPMEATSRPYQVVQDTRKRKGLKEGLPDLNAYLDKL; this is encoded by the exons ATG GTGAACTTTACAGTAGACGAGATCCGTACCATGATggacaaaaaaaagaacatcaGAAATATGTCTGTCATTGCACATGTCGATCATGGAAAGTCAACTCTGACCGACTCCCTTGTATCTAAGGCCGGCATTATCGCCGGCGCTAAAGCCGGTGAAACCCGGTTTACTGATACACGCAAGGATGAACAAGAGCGTTGTATCACTATTAAATCTAC TGCTATTTCCATGTTCTTTGAActtgaagaaaaagatttagtCTTTATTACAAATCCCGATCAACGTGACAAAGATGAGAAGggctttttaattaatctgatTGATTCACCTGGACACGTAGATTTTTCAAGCGAGGTTACAGCCGCCCTTCGTGTCACTGATGGAGCTCTTGTTGTCGTTGATTGTGTATCAG gtGTTTGCGTACAAACTGAAACTGTACTACGCCAAGCGATCGCGGAGCGTATCAAGCCTGTTTTATTTATGAACAAAATGGATCGCGCATTGTTAGAGCTCCAACTGGATAGCGAAGATCTCTATCAAACTTTCCAACGTATTGTTGAAAATGTTAACGTTATTATTGCGACGTACTCTGATGATGATGGTCCCATGGGTGAAGTTAGA GTAGATCCCAGCAAGGGCTCTGTAGGTTTCGGTTCCGGTCTCCACGGTTGGGCATTTACTTTAAAACAATTCTCTGAGATGTACGCTGAAAAGTTCAAGATTGACGTAGTGAAACTTATGAACAGATTGTGGGGCGAGTCTTTCTTCAATCCCAAGACCAAGAAATGGAGCAAACAGAAAGAGACCGATAACAAACGATCCTTCTGCATGTATGTTTTAGATCCGATTTATAAG GTTTTCGATAGTATCATGAATTATAAGAAGGAGGAAGCGGACACTCTTTTGCAAAAACTGGGAATTGTACTGAAACCCGAAGATAAGGACAAGGATGGAAAAGCTCTTTTAaag gTTGTTATGAGAACGTGGTTGCCTGCTGGAGAGGCTCTACTTCAGATGATTGCCATTCACCTACCATCTCCTGTAACTGCTCAAAAATACCGTATGGAGATGCTGTACGAAGGACCACTTGATGACGAAGCTGCCATCGGTATCAAg AATTGCGATCCGAACGGACCTTTGATGATGTACGTCTCGAAAATGGTACCGACATCAGATAAAGGACGTTTCTACGCTTTTGGCCGAGTATTTTCGGGCAAGGTGTGCACGGGCATGAAGGCTCGTATCATGGGACCCAACTTCCAACCGGGCAAGAAGGAAGATCTATACGAGAAAGCTATTCAACGTACCATTCTAATGATGGGTCGTTATGTCGAAGCTATTGAAGATGTGCCTTCTG GTAATATTTGCGGTCTTGTTGGTGTTGATCAGTTCTTGGTCAAGACTGGTACTATCACGACATTTAAGGATGCACACAATATGAAAGTTATGAAATTCTCGGTATCGCCCGTCGTACGTGTCGCAGTAGAACCGAAAAATCCTGCTGATTTGCCAAAATTGGTGGAAG GTCTCAAGCGTTTGGCCAAGTCCGATCCTATGGTGCAGTGCATCATCGAGGAATCTGGCGAACATATCATCGCCGGTGCCGGAGAGTTGCATCTCGAAATTTGTCTGAAAGATCTTGAGGAAGATCACGCGTGTATTCCGATTAAGAAATCCGATCCCGTCGTATCGTATAGAGAAACGATCTCTGAACAGTCAAATCAAATGTGTCTTTCGAAATCTCCAAACAAACACAATCGATTGTTCATGATGGCTTGTCCGATGCCGGACGGTCTCGCTGAAGATATTGACAGC GGTGATGTTAACCCGCGGGACGACTTCAAAGTGCGCGCTCGTTATTTGAATGAGAAATATGATTATGATGTAACCGAAGCTAGGAAAATCTGGTGCTTCGGACCTGATGGCAGCGGACCCAATATATTGGTCGATTGCACCAAAGGTGTACAGTATCTCAATGAAATTAAGGACTCGGTAGTAGCTGGATTCCAATGGGCTACGAAAGAG ggCGTTCTTTCGGAAGAGAATTTAAGAGGGGTACGTTTTAACATTCACGATGTGACGTTACACGCTGACGCGATCCACAGAGGTGGTGGTCAAATTATCCCTACTACAAGACGTTGCCTTTATGCCTGTCTTCTCACTGCCTCACCCCGAATTATGGAACCCGTTTACTTATGTGAAATTCag tgtccGGAAGTAGCAGTCGGTGGTATCTACGGTGTACTGAATCGTAGAAGAGGTCACGTGTTCGAGGAACAACAGGTGGCGGGTACTCCCATGTTCGTAGTTAAAGCTTATCTTCCTGTAAACGAATCCTTTGGCTTCACCGCGGATCTACGCTCCAACACTGGTGGTCAGGCATTCCCACAGTGCGTGTTCGATCACTGGCAGATCCTGCCGGGTGATCCAATGGAAGCCACTTCTCGACCATACCAAGTTGTGCAA GATACACGTAAGAGAAAGGGATTGAAGGAAGGTCTCCCAGACTTGAACGCGTACCTTGACAAATTGTAA